The proteins below are encoded in one region of Populus alba chromosome 2, ASM523922v2, whole genome shotgun sequence:
- the LOC118050070 gene encoding uncharacterized protein, which translates to MSSLHNPSMAASQKLYLALFHVLLLSLFPLKAKSSARTQAEALLQWKSTLSFSPPPLSSWSRSNLNNLCKWTAVSCSSTSRTVSQINLRSLNITGTLAHFNFTPFTDLIRFDIQSNNVNGAIPSAIGSLSKLTHLDLSVNLFEGSIPVEISQLTELQYLSLYSNNLNGIIPFQLANLPKVRHLDLGANYLENPDWSKFSMPSLEYLSFFLNELTAEFPHFITNCRNLTFLDLSLNKFTGQIPELVYTNLGKLEALNLYNNLFQGPLSSNISKLSNLKNISLQNNLLSGQIPESIGSISGLQIVELFSNSFQGNIPSSIGQLKHLEKLDLRMNALNSTIPPELGLCTNLTYLALADNQLSGELPLSLSNLSKIADMGLSENSLSGEISPTLISNWTELIALQVQNNLFSGNIPPEIGKLTMLQYLFLYNNSFSGSIPPEIGNLKELLSLDLSGNQLSGPLPPTLWNLTNVQTLNLFSNNINGKIPPEVGNLTMLQILDFNTNQLHGELPQTISNITSLTSINLFGNNLSGSIPSDFGKYMPSLAYASFSNNSFSGELPPELCRGLSLQQFTVNSNSFTGSLPTCLRNCSELTRVRLEENRFTGNITDAFGVLPNLVFVALSDNQFIGEISSDWGECKNLTNLQMDGNRISGEIPAELGKLPRLRVLSLGSNDLTGRIPAELGNLSMLFMLNLSNNHLTGEVPQSLTSLKGLESLDFSDNKLTGNISKELGSYEKLSSLDLSRNNLAGEIPFELGNLNSLRYLLDLSSNSLSGAIPQNFGKLSRLETLNVSHNHLSGRIPDSLSSMVSLSSFDFSYNELTGPLPSGRVFKNASARSFAGNSGLCGEGGGLSQCPTTDSSKSKDNKKFLIGVIVPVCGLLVIATIFAVLLCFRKTKLLDEEAKIANNGESSKSVIWERESKFTFGDIVQATDDFNEIYCIGRGGFGSVYKAVLSTGQVVAVKKLNMSDSRDIPATNRQSFENEIKMLTEVRHRNIIKLYGFCSRRGCLYLVYEHVERGSLGKVLYGIEGEAELGWGRRVNTVRGVAHAIAYLHRDCSPPIVHRDISLNNILLETDFEPRLADFGTARLLSTDSSNWTAVAGSYGYMAPELAQTMRVTDKCDVYSFGVVALEVMMGRHPGDLLSSLSSTKPPLSSDPELFLKDVLDPRLEAPTGQAAEEVVFVVTVALACTQTKPEARPTMHFVAQELSARTQAYLAEPLNSITISKLRSFQK; encoded by the exons ATGTCCAGCTTGCATAACCCAAGCATGGCAGCTTCTCAAAAGCTTTATCTTGCTCTCTTCCATGTTctccttctttccttgtttcCTTTGAAGGCCAAATCATCTGCAAGAACACAAGCTGAAGCTCTCCTCCAATGGAAAAGTACCTTGTCTTTCTCACCTCCTCCTCTTAGTTCATGGTCTCGTTCCAACCTCAACAACCTCTGCAAGTGGACTGCTGTTTCCTGCAGCTCCACCTCTCGAACAGTCTCTCAAATAAACCTCCGCAGCCTAAACATAACTGGAACACTCGCCCATTTCAACTTCACCCCTTTTACTGATCTCATCAGGTTTGACATCCAGAGTAACAATGTCAATGGAGCGATACCATCAGCCATTGGCAGCCTCTCCAAGCTCACTCACTTGGACCTCAGTGTCAACCTCTTCGAGGGCAGCATACCTGTGGAGATATCTCAGCTGACAGAGCTTCAGTATCTTAGTCTTTACAGCAACAATCTCAACGGTATCATCCCCTTTCAACTTGCTAATCTTCCCAAGGTAAGACACTTGGACCTTGGAGCAAACTACCTGGAAAACCCTGACTGGTCCAAATTTTCCATGCCTTCTTTGGAatatcttagtttttttctcaatgAACTTACTGCAGAATTCCCCCATTTTATAACCAATTGCCGGAACTTGACGTTTCTGGATTTGTCACTCAATAAATTCACAGGCCAAATACCAGAATTGGTCTATACCAATCTGGGAAAGCTTGAGGCCTTGAATCTCTATAACAATTTATTCCAAGGACCATTGTCATCCAACATCTCGAAGCTTTCCAATCTCAAAAACATCAGTCTACAAAATAACCTGTTGAGTGGTCAAATTCCCGAAAGTATTGGTTCGATATCTGGTCTTCAAATTGTTGAGCTGTTCAGCAATTCTTTCCAAGGAAATATTCCATCTTCTATAGGCCAACTTAAGCATCTTGAAAAGCTTGATCTCCGGATGAATGCATTGAACTCAACGATCCCTCCTGAGCTTGGTCTTTGCACTAACCTCACCTACTTGGCCTTGGCTGATAATCAGCTAAGTGGGGAATTGCCTTTGTCTTTGTCCAATCTATCTAAAATAGCAGATATGGGTTTATCTGAAAACTCTCTCTCGGGTGAGATCTCACCTACCCTTATATCCAACTGGACTGAATTGATCGCGCTTCAGGTTcaaaacaatttgttttctgGAAACATTCCTCCAGAAATTGGGAAATTGACAATGCTTCAATACCTTTTTCTGTATAATAACTCATTCTCTGGTTCCATTCCCCCGGAGATAGGAAACTTGAAGGAGTTATTAAGTCTAGACCTTTCAGGAAACCAGCTTTCAGGCCCCCTTCCTCCAACATTATGGAATCTCACAAATGTTCAAACCCTGAATCTTTTCTCAAATAACATCAACGGTAAAATTCCACCAGAAGTTGGAAATTTGACGATGCTGCAAATTCTTGATTTCAACACCAACCAGCTCCATGGGGAGTTGCCACAGACCATTTCAAATATTACTTCTTTAACTTCCATCAATCTGTTTGGCAATAACCTCTCTGGTAGCATTCCAAGTGATTTTGGGAAGTACATGCCTTCTCTGGCGTATGCTAGCTTTTCAAACAATAGTTTCTCTGGAGAATTGCCGCCTGAATTGTGTAGAGGTCTGAGTCTTCAACAATTTACTGTCAACAGCAACAGTTTTACAGGGTCACTGCCAACCTGCTTGAGGAATTGTTCGGAGCTAACAAGAGTTCGGCTTGAAGAGAACCGATTCACTGGAAACATCACTGATGCATTTGGTGTCCTTCCAAATCTTGTTTTTGTTGCCCTCAGTGACAATCAATTTATTGGTGAAATCTCATCAGATTGGGGAGAATGTAAAAACCTCACCAATTTACAGATGGACGGAAACAGAATTTCTGGTGAAATCCCCGCTGAGCTTGGGAAGTTGCCCCGGCTGCGAGTTCTAAGTCTGGGCTCCAATGACCTGACTGGAAGGATTCCTGCTGAACTGGGAAATCTGAGCATGTTATTCATGCTCAATTTGAGCAACAATCACTTGACAGGGGAGGTACCTCAGAGTCTAACCAGCTTGAAAGGCCTTGAATCTCTCGACTTTTCTGATAACAAGCTGACTGGAAACATATCAAAAGAGCTTGGGAGTTATGAGAAGCTATCAAGCTTGGACTTGAGCCGCAACAACCTTGCTGGTGAAATACCTTTTGAACTGGGCAACTTAAACTCGTTGCGGTACTTGTTGGATCTTAGCAGCAACTCACTCTCAGGAGCCATACCTCAAAATTTTGGAAAGCTATCGCGGTTGGAGACTCTGAATGTCTCACATAACCATCTCTCAGGAAGAATCCCAGATTCGCTGTCTTCCATGGTTAGCCtgtcttcttttgatttctcataCAATGAGTTGACAGGTCCTTTACCATCTGGAAGAGTTTTCAAAAATGCATCCGCAAGATCTTTTGCTGGAAATTCAGGATTGTGCGGTGAAGGAGGAGGACTATCACAATGCCCAACAACAGACAGTAGCAAGTCGAAGGATAACAAAAAGTTTCTTATTGGTGTTATCGTTCCAGTTTGTGGCTTATTAGTAATAGCAACTATCTTTGCTGTTCTGCTATGTTTCCGAAAAACCAAACTGCTTGATGAAGAGGCCAAAATTGCCAACAATGGTGAGAGTTCCAAGTCAGTGATATGGGAAAGAGAAAGCAAATTCACATTTGGGGATATTGTCCAGGCCACTGATGACTTCAACGAGATTTACTGCATTGGAAGAGGAGGATTCGGTAGTGTTTACAAAGCAGTATTGTCTACAGGTCAAGTAGTTGCAGTCAAGAAACTCAACATGTCAGACTCCAGGGACATCCCAGCAACCAATCGCCAGAGTTTCGAGAATGAGATTAAAATGCTGACAGAAGTTAGGCACCGGAACATCATAAAGCTTTATGGGTTTTGCTCCAGGAGGGGCTGCTTGTACCTGGTTTACGAGCATGTTGAAAGAGGAAGTCTGGGAAAAGTGTTGTATGGGATAGAAGGGGAAGCGGAGCTTGGTTGGGGCAGGAGAGTGAATACAGTCCGAGGAGTAGCTCATGCAATTGCCTACTTGCACCGTGACTGTTCTCCGCCCATTGTGCACCGTGACATATCATTGAACAACATTTTGCTAGAGACAGATTTTGAGCCTCGTCTTGCGGATTTTGGCACAGCAAGACTCTTGAGCACAGATTCCTCCAACTGGACTGCAGTTGCTGGGTCTTATGGCTACATGGCTCCAG AACTGGCACAAACAATGCGGGTCACAGACAAATGCGACGTGTATAGCTTTGGGGTGGTGGCTTTGGAAGTCATGATGGGAAGGCACCCGGGAGACCTCTTATCTTCATTGTCATCAACAAAACCACCATTGTCGAGCGACCCAGAGTTGTTTCTAAAGGATGTGCTAGACCCGCGACTCGAAGCTCCCACGGGCCAAGCAGCAGAGGAAGTTGTTTTCGTAGTTACAGTGGCCTTAGCATGCACACAAACCAAGCCAGAGGCACGACCCACCATGCATTTTGTGGCACAAGAATTATCAGCAAGGACTCAAGCTTACCTGGCTGAGCCACTGAACTCGATAACTATCAGCAAGTTGAGAAGTTTTCAAAAATAG
- the LOC118050072 gene encoding cellulose synthase A catalytic subunit 4 [UDP-forming], translating into MAGLVTGSSQTLHAKDELRPPTRQSATSKKCRVCGDEIGVKEDGEVFVACHVCGFPVCRPCYEYERSEGNQSCPQCNTRYKRHKGCPRVPGDNDDEDANFDDFDDEFQIKHHDHDESNQKNVFSHTEIEHYNEQEMHPIRPAFSSAGSVAGKDLEGEKEGYSNAEWQERVEKWKVRQEKRGLVSKDDGGNDQGEEDEYLMAEARQPLWRKIPIPSSRINPYRIVIVLRLIILCFFFRFRILTPASDAYALWLISVICEVWFGLSWILDQFPKWNPIERETYLDRLSMRFEREGEPNRLGPVDVFVSTVDPLKEPPIITANTVLSILSVDYPVDKVSCYVSDDGASMLLFDSLAETAEFARRWVPFCKKHNIEPRAPEFYFTQKIDYLKDKVHPNFVKERRAMKREYEEFKVRINALVSKAQKKPEEGWVMQDGTPWPGNITRDHPGMIQVYLGSEGALDVEGKELPRLVYVSREKRPGYNHHKKAGAMNALIRVSAVLTNAPFMLNLDCDHYINNSKAVREAMCFLMDPQLGKKLCYVQFPQRFDGIDRHDRYANRNVVFFDINMKGLDGVQGPVYVGTGCVFNRQSLYGYDPPVSEKRPKMTCDCWPSWCCCCCGGSRKKSKKKGQRSLLGGLYPMKKKMMGKKYTRKASAPVFDLEEIEEGLEGYEELEKSSLMSQKSFEKRFGQSPVFIASTLMENGGVPEGTNSQSHIKEAIHVISCGYEEKTEWGKEVGWIYGSVTEDILTGFKMHCRGWRSVYCSPQRPAFKGSAPINLSDRLHQVLRWALGSIEIFLSHHCPLWYGYGGKLKLLERLAYINTIVYPFTSIPLLAYCTIPAVCLLTGKFIIPTLNNLASIWFLALFISIIATSVLELRWSGVSIQDLWRNEQFWVIGGVSAHLFAVFQGLLKVLGGVDTNFTVTSKSADDAEFGELYLFKWTTLLIPPTTLIILNMVGVVAGVSDAINNGYGSWGPLFGKLFFAFWVIVHLYPFLKGLMGRQNRTPTIVVLWSVLLASIFSLIWVRIDPFLPKQTGPILKQCGVEC; encoded by the exons ATGGCTGGCCTTGTCACGGGCAGTTCACAGACCTTGCATGCCAAAGATGAG CTGAGGCCTCCAACTCGCCAGTCTGCAACGTCGAAAAAATGTAGAGTTTGTGGGGATGAGATTGGAGTTAAGGAAGATGGAGAGGTGTTTGTTGCTTGTCATGTGTGTGGCTTTCCTGTTTGTAGGCCTTGTTATGAGTATGAGAGGAGTGAAGGCAACCAGTCCTGTCCTCAGTGCAACACTCGATATAAGCGTCACAAAG GTTGTCCTAGAGTTCCTGGAGATAATGACGATGAGGATGccaattttgatgattttgacgACGAATTTCAGATTAAGCATCATGATCATGATGAATCCAATCAGAAAAATGTTTTTAGCCACACG GAAATTGAGCACTACAATGAGCAGGAAATGCACCCCATTCGTCCGGCCTTTTCGTCAGCAGGAAGTG TTGCTGGTAAGGATCTTGAAGGCGAGAAAGAGGGTTATAGCAATGCAGAATGGCAAGAGAGGGTGGAGAAATGGAAAGTTAGGCAAGAAAAGAGAGGTTTGGTGAGCAAAGATGATGGAGGAAATgatcaaggagaagaagatgagtaCCT CATGGCTGAAGCCAGGCAACCACTATGGAGAAAAATCCCAATTCCCTCAAGCAGAATCAACCCGTATCGAATTGTCATTGTCCTTCGACTTATCattctttgcttctttttccGTTTTCGGATCTTAACTCCAGCATCTGATGCTTATGCATTGTGGCTTATCTCTGTAATATGTGAGGTATGGTTTGGCCTCTCCTGGATCCTTGACCAGTTCCCAAAATGGAACCCCATTGAACGTGAAACTTATCTCGATCGCCTATCCATGAGGTTTGAGCGTGAGGGTGAGCCTAATCGTCTGGGCCCAGTAGATGTGTTTGTGAGTACTGTGGATCCTCTCAAGGAACCACCAATCATAACTGCAAATACAGTCCTTTCAATCCTATCCGTTGATTATCCTGTCGACAAGGTCAGTTGTTATGTATCAGATGATGGTGCATCCATGCTCCTTTTCGACTCCCTCGCAGAAACTGCTGAGTTTGCTAGAAGATGGGTTCCATTTTGCAAGAAGCATAACATTGAGCCAAGGGCTCCTGAGTTCTACTTCACTCAGAAGATTGACTACTTGAAAGACAAAGTGCATCCCAACTTTGTGAAGGAGCGCAGAGCTATGAAA AGAGAATATGAAGAATTCAAAGTAAGGATCAACGCCTTGGTGTCAAAGGCCCAAAAGAAACCAGAAGAAGGATGGGTGATGCAGGATGGTACCCCATGGCCTGGAAACATCACACGTGATCATCCTGGAATGATTCAG GTATATCTAGGAAGTGAGGGTGCGCTCGACGTGGAAGGCAAGGAGCTTCCGAGGCTTGTGTATGTTTCCCGTGAGAAACGACCTGGATATAACCACCACAAGAAAGCAGGTGCCATGAATGCTCTG ATTCGAGTCTCAGCAGTGCTCACCAATGCACCTTTTATGTTGAATTTGGATTGTGACCATTACATCAATAACAGCAAGGCTGTAAGAGAAGCCATGTGCTTTTTGATGGATCCCCAACTTGGGAAGAAGCTCTGCTATGTCCAGTTTCCGCAGAGGTTTGATGGTATCGATCGCCATGATAGATATGCTAATCGCAATGTTGTGTTCTTTGAT ATAAACATGAAAGGTCTAGATGGGGTTCAAGGGCCAGTATATGTTGGTACTGGATGTGTCTTCAACAGGCAGTCCTTGTATGGCTATGATCCTCCAGTGTCCGAGAAGAGACCCAAGATGACATGCGATTGCTGGCCTTCATGGTGTTGCTGCTGTTGTGGTGGTTCAAGGAAAAAGTCCAAGAAGAAGGGGCAAAGAAGTCTTCTTGGAGGACTATAccccatgaaaaagaaaatgatgggGAAGAAGTACACAAGGAAAGCATCTGCACCAGTCTTTGATCTTGAAGAGATTGAAGAAGGGCTTGAAGGCTACGAAGAGTTGGAGAAATCATCACTCATGTCACAAAAAAGTTTCGAGAAACGGTTTGGGCAATCACCGGTATTTATTGCCTCTACCCTCATGGAAAATGGTGGCGTGCCTGAAGGAACTAACTCTCAATCACACATCAAGGAAGCCATTCATGTTATAAGTTGCGGGTATGAAGAAAAAACCGAATGGGGTAAAGAG GTTGGTTGGATTTATGGTTCTGTTACAGAAGATATCCTGACAGGCTTCAAGATGCATTGTAGAGGGTGGAGGTCTGTCTACTGTTCTCCCCAGAGACCAGCTTTTAAGGGATCTGCTCCCATTAATCTATCAGATAGGTTGCACCAAGTTCTGCGATGGGCACTAGGCTCTATTGAGATTTTCCTTAGTCATCACTGTCCTCTATGGTATGGCTATGGGGGAAAGTTGAAGTTGCTGGAGAGGCTTGCTTACATCAACACCATCGTTTACCCTTTCACCTCCATTCCCTTACTTGCCTACTGTACTATTCCAGCAGTCTGCCTTCTGACAGGAAAATTTATCATTCCTACT CTGAACAACCTTGCTAGCATATGGTTCCTGGCCCTTTTCATCTCAATCATAGCAACATCTGTGTTAGAACTTCGATGGAGTGGAGTCAGCATCCAGGACTTGTGGCGTAATGAGCAATTTTGGGTTATCGGCGGTGTCTCAGCTCATCTTTTTGCTGTCTTCCAAGGCCTCCTCAAGGTCCTTGGAGGAGTTGACACTAACTTCACTGTTACATCAAAATCAGCAGACGATGCCGAGTTTGGAGAGCTGTACCTCTTCAAATGGACCACCCTCCTCATCCCACCCACCACTCTAATCATCTTGAATATGGTTGGAGTTGTAGCAGGAGTATCCGATGCAATAAACAACGGATATGGATCATGGGGACCTTTATTTGGGAAGCTATTTTTCGCTTTCTGGGTTATTGTCCATCTCTATCCTTTCCTCAAAGGTCTGATGGGAAGGCAAAACAGGACTCCTACAATTGTTGTCCTCTGGTCTGTACTTCTTGCATCTATTTTCTCATTGATTTGGGTTAGAATTGATCCCTTCTTGCCCAAGCAAACTGGCCCAATTCTCAAACAATGTGGAGTGGAGTGCTAG